In Solanum lycopersicum chromosome 5, SLM_r2.1, the following are encoded in one genomic region:
- the ABCG13 gene encoding ABC transporter G family member 6 produces the protein MSRIVAENMLQGGENVQFYDQRVQQAMEMSQASAYTSPTLGQMLKRVGDVRKEVTGDETPVHRILDMSDTQSISSHSLPFVLSFNNLTYSVKVRRKMTFPAMLRRPAAGVSTGDPVPGENLFTRTKFLLNNISGEARDGEIVAVLGASGSGKSTLIDALANRIAKESLKGTITLNGEPLDSRLLKVISAYVMQDDLLYPMLTVEETLMFAAEFRLPRNLSNSKKKMRVQALIDQLGLRNAAKTIIGDEGHRGVSGGERRRVSIGIDIIHDPIILFLDEPTSGLDSTSAYMVVKVLQRIAQSGSIVIMSIHQPSYRILGLLDRMLFLSRGQTVYSGSPMNLPHFFADFGHPIPDSENRTEFALDLIRELEGSPGGTKSLVEFNKTWENTKRSNENSEMLTPTHGLTLKEAISASISRGKLVSGTTSDIHTSPASMVPTYANPFWIEMVVLSKRSFTNSWRVPELFGIRLGAIVVTGFILATMFWQLDDSPKGVQERLGFFAFAMSTTFYTCADALPVFLQERYIFMRETAYNAYRRSSYCLSHALVSLPALIFLSFAFAAITFWAVGLEGGFLGFLFYFAIILASFWAGNSFVTFLSGVVPSVMLGYTIVVAILAYFLLFSGFFINRDRIPPYWIWFHYLSLVKYPYEAVLQNEFDDPTKCFVKGIQLFDNSPLGNVPNALKEKLLSTMSNTLNVKITSSTCVTTGADILVQQGITDLSKWNCLWITIAWGFFFRVLFYFSLLLGSKNKRR, from the exons AAAATGTACAATTTTATGATCAAAGAGTACAACAAGCCATGGAGATGTCACAAGCAAGCGCGTACACTTCACCCACCCTAGGCCAAATGCTAAAGCGCGTGGGAGACGTGAGAAAAGAAGTCACCGGCGATGAAACTCCGGTGCACCGGATTCTCGATATGAGTGATACTCAAAGCATATCATCTCACTCTCTTCCTTTTGTTCTCTCCTTCAACAACCTCACCTACAGCGTGAAAGTCCGCCGGAAAATGACTTTTCCGGCGATGCTCCGGCGACCGGCAGCCGGAGTTTCCACCGGCGATCCCGTCCCCGGAGAAAACTTGTTCACGAGGACGAAATTTCTCCTGAACAATATCTCCGGTGAGGCTCGGGACGGCGAGATAGTCGCCGTCCTGGGTGCATCAGGGTCGGGGAAATCGACCCTGATTGATGCCCTCGCGAATAGAATCGCGAAGGAGAGTTTAAAAGGAACGATAACATTGAACGGAGAGCCGCTCGATTCGAGATTATTGAAAGTAATCTCAGCATATGTAATGCAAGATGATCTTTTATATCCAATGTTAACCGTTGAAGAAACGTTAATGTTTGCAGCTGAATTCAGACTACCACGAAATTTAtcaaactcaaaaaagaaaatgcgAGTCCAAGCTCTGATCGATCAATTAGGATTACGAAATGCTGCAAAAACAATCATTGGCGATGAG GGTCATCGTGGTGTCTCTGGAGGTGAAAGACGCAGAGTTTCAATTGGAATTGATATAATTCATGACCCAATCATATTGTTTCTAGACGAACCAACTTCAGGTCTTGATTCGACTAGTGCATACATGGTGGTGAAAGTTCTACAACGAATAGCTCAGAGTGGTAGTATTGTGATCATGTCGATCCATCAGCCAAGTTATCGAATTCTTGGACTGTTGGATCGAATGCTCTTCTTGTCTCGTGGGCAAACGGTTTATAGTGGTTCACCTATGAATCTCCCACATTTTTTTGCTGATTTTGGTCACCCAATACCAGATAGTGAAAATCGAACAGAGTTTGCCCTGGATCTGATTCGCGAACTAGAAGGGTCCCCTGGAGGGACAAAGAGTTTAGTTGAGTTCAATAAAACATGGGAAAATACTAAAAGGAGTAATGAAAATTCTGAAATGTTAACACCAACTCATGGATTGACATTGAAAGAGGCGATTAGCGCGAGTATTTCAAGAGGGAAGTTGGTTTCAGGGACGACGAGTGATATTCATACTAGTCCAGCATCAATGGTTCCAACATACGCGAATCCATTTTGGATTGAAATGGTTGTCTTGTCCAAGAGATCATTTACGAATTCTTGGAGGGTGCCAGAGTTATTTGGTATCCGTCTAGGGGCAATCGTGGTCACCGGGTTCATCCTAGCTACAATGTTTTGGCAACTTGATGATTCCCCTAAAGGGGTTCAAGAAAGGCTTGGTTTCTTTGCATTTGCTATGTCAACAACTTTCTACACTTGCGCGGACGCGTTGCCTGTGTTTCTACAAGAAAGGTATATTTTCATGAGGGAGACTGCTTATAATGCTTATAGAAGATCTTCCTATTGTCTATCTCATGCTCTAGTTTCTTTACCAGCATTGATCTTTCTTAGCTTTGCATTTGCTGCTATAACTTTTTGGGCTGTAGGCCTTGAAGGTGGATTTTTGGGGTTTTTGTTCTATTTCGCGATAATACTAGCCTCTTTCTGGGCCGGGAATTCATTTGTAACGTTCCTCTCCGGTGTAGTTCCTAGTGTAATGTTAGGTTACACCATAGTGGTCGCGATCCTAGCCTACTTCCTTCTCTTCTCGGGATTCTTCATCAACCGCGATAGGATTCCACCTTATTGGATATGGTTTCACTACCTGTCTCTGGTGAAATATCCTTACGAAGCTGTGTTACAAAACGAATTTGATGATCCAACAAAGTGTTTTGTCAAAGGGATTCAATTGTTTGATAATTCACCACTTGGTAATGTGCCTAATGCATTGAAGGAAAAATTGTTGAGTACAATGAGTAACACATTAAATGTCAAAATTACAAGTTCAACATGTGTTACTACTGGGGCTGATATATTGGTTCAACAAGGGATTACTGATTTAAGTAAGTGGAATTGTTTGTGGATTACTATTGCATGGGGGTTTTTCTTTAGGGTTTTGTTTTACTTTAGCTTGTTGCTTGGAAGTAAGAACAAGAGAAGGTGA
- the LOC101254491 gene encoding stellacyanin precursor, whose product MAKPLLNFVVLILISLIICSSSATNYIVGDNSGWDISTDLDTWLLGKKFKIGDVLVFQYSSLHSVSEVTKENFMGCNTSNVLDSSKNGNTTFILTKPGDRYFVCGNRLHCLGGMKLHVNVENADGAAVRSPAAAPSPEGGASFSPSSKSNNPSFVPNFASSNIHVRLDSMILVILGLLLFTIPLV is encoded by the exons atgGCAAAGcctcttctaaattttgtagttttgattctaattagtttaattatatGTTCAAGTTCAGCTACTAACTACATTGTGGGTGATAATTCTGGCTGGGATATTAGTACTGATCTTGATACATGGTTACTAGGAAAGAAATTCAAGATTGGAGATGTACTCG TGTTCCAATATTCATCGCTCCATAGTGTGTCCGAAGTAACGAAGGAGAATTTCATGGGGTGCAACACAAGCAACGTGCTCGATTCGAGCAAAAATGGCAACACAACTTTCATATTGACAAAGCCAGGGGATAGATACTTTGTTTGTGGTAATAGGTTACATTGTCTTGGTGGAATGAAACTTCATGTAAACGTAGAAAATGCAGATGGTGCAGCAGTAAGATCGCCTGCTGCTGCACCATCACCAGAGGGAGGGGcctcattttccccttcttcaaAGAGCAATAATCCATCATTTGTGCCTAATTTTGCTTCCTCTAATATTCATGTTAGATTGGATTCTATGATACTTGTAATTCTTGGTCTTTTGTTGTTTACAATTCCACTAGTGTAA